Below is a genomic region from Methanobrevibacter boviskoreani JH1.
AAATATTAGAAGGTCATTTATGAGTTCTTTACCTATTGAACAATTATGGTTAGTTCTTTTAGATTTATTAACTGATTTAAAGAAACAAAATGTTGAAATACCAACAGAAATTAATAAAAATATGGGTTTTACCAAAACACAGATTAATTTTTATAAGAAAGATACCTCTCATCCAGATATGATTAATGAAGTTGCAAAGGCTAGTGTAACTTTATCAGAAATTCAAAATCAACTTATCGATTTAGCAAATGATAAAGTTTCTGAAAGATATACTGAAAAATGGATGGATAAAATAAAAAGAGTTAATAAAGGGGAAAAACTATATGATGTTCCAGATATTCACTCTAAATTCAATTTAAATCCACCACCAGGTTTCTCAACAAGCCGCATAACTTTTAAAAAACCGATGGGTGA
It encodes:
- a CDS encoding DUF2096 domain-containing protein: MSSLPIEQLWLVLLDLLTDLKKQNVEIPTEINKNMGFTKTQINFYKKDTSHPDMINEVAKASVTLSEIQNQLIDLANDKVSERYTEKWMDKIKRVNKGEKLYDVPDIHSKFNLNPPPGFSTSRITFKKPMGEERIQFIAETHGLIIEFEDDFTLTLYGDKDDVKDGIKEMGAF